In a single window of the Bacteroides acidifaciens genome:
- a CDS encoding peptidase U32 family protein: MSLSLKDFEIMAPVGSRESLAAAIQAGADSIYFGIENLNMRARSANTFTIDDLREIARTCDEHGMKSYLTVNTIIYDKDIPLMHTIVDAAKEAGISAVIAADVAVMNYARRIGQEVHLSTQLNISNAEALKFYAQFADVVVLARELNLEQVAEIYRQIQEEHICGPSGEQIRIEMFCHGALCMAVSGKCYLSLHEMNHSANRGACMQVCRRSYTVRDKETDVELDIDNEYIMSPKDLKTIHFMNKMMDAGVRVFKIEGRARGPEYVRTVVECYKEAIKAYLEDTFTDEKIAVWDERLKTVFNRGFWDGYYLGQRLGEWTRNYGSAATERKIYVGKGVKYFSNIGVSEFLVEAAEVSVGDKLLITGPTTGALFMTLEEARVDLEPVQTVKKGQHFSMKSDKIRPSDKLYKLVSTEELKKFKGLDIEQKRG, encoded by the coding sequence ATGAGTCTTAGTTTGAAAGATTTTGAAATTATGGCTCCTGTCGGTTCGCGCGAATCTCTTGCTGCGGCTATTCAGGCAGGTGCCGATTCTATCTATTTCGGTATAGAAAACCTAAACATGCGTGCCCGTTCGGCTAATACGTTCACCATTGATGATTTGCGGGAGATAGCCCGTACGTGCGATGAACACGGGATGAAAAGTTATCTGACGGTCAACACCATTATCTATGATAAAGATATTCCTTTGATGCATACGATTGTCGATGCGGCTAAGGAAGCGGGAATTTCGGCTGTGATTGCGGCTGATGTGGCGGTGATGAACTATGCCCGCCGGATAGGGCAGGAAGTGCATCTCTCCACCCAGTTGAATATCTCCAATGCGGAAGCATTGAAATTCTATGCGCAATTTGCCGATGTAGTGGTATTAGCCCGCGAGTTGAACCTGGAACAGGTAGCGGAGATTTACCGCCAGATACAGGAAGAGCATATCTGCGGTCCGAGTGGCGAACAGATTCGTATTGAGATGTTCTGTCACGGTGCGCTTTGCATGGCTGTTTCGGGCAAATGTTACCTTTCCTTGCATGAGATGAACCATTCTGCCAACCGGGGTGCTTGTATGCAGGTGTGCCGCCGTTCTTATACCGTCCGTGATAAGGAAACAGATGTGGAGCTGGATATTGATAACGAATATATCATGTCGCCGAAAGACCTGAAAACCATTCACTTTATGAATAAGATGATGGATGCGGGCGTGCGTGTATTCAAGATTGAAGGCCGTGCCCGTGGTCCTGAGTATGTGCGTACGGTGGTAGAATGTTATAAGGAAGCTATCAAAGCCTATCTGGAAGATACATTCACCGATGAAAAGATTGCAGTTTGGGACGAACGCTTGAAGACAGTTTTCAATCGTGGCTTCTGGGACGGCTATTATTTGGGACAGCGTTTGGGAGAATGGACCCGCAATTATGGTTCGGCGGCTACGGAACGTAAGATTTATGTAGGTAAAGGTGTCAAATACTTCTCTAATATCGGAGTTTCCGAGTTTCTGGTAGAAGCTGCTGAAGTAAGCGTAGGCGATAAACTTCTCATTACAGGACCGACTACCGGTGCTCTATTTATGACTTTGGAAGAAGCCCGCGTAGACTTGGAACCTGTGCAGACAGTGAAGAAGGGACAGCATTTCTCCATGAAATCGGATAAGATACGTCCCAGTGACAAGCTGTATAAACTGGTATCAACCGAAGAACTGAAGAAGTTCAAAGGGCTTGATATCGAACAGAAAAGAGGCTGA
- the dusB gene encoding tRNA dihydrouridine synthase DusB: protein MKINHIDLGEHPILLAPMEDVTDPAFRLMCKKFGADMVYTEFVSSDALIRAVSKTAQKLSISDEERPVAIQIYGKDTETMVEAAKIVEEAQPDILDINFGCPVKRVAGKGAGAGMLQNVPKMLEITRAVVDAVKIPVTVKTRLGWDANSKIIVELAEQLQDCGIAALTIHGRTRAQMYTGEADWTLIGEVKNNPRMHIPIIGNGDVTTPQRCKECFDRYGVDAVMIGRASFGRPWIFKEMKHYLETGEELPPLSFEWCMEVLRQEVIDSVNLLDERRGILHVRRHLAASPLFKGIPNFRNTRIAMLRAETKEELFQIFNEILINRENNPED, encoded by the coding sequence ATGAAGATTAACCATATAGACCTCGGTGAACACCCTATCCTGCTCGCTCCCATGGAAGACGTGACCGACCCGGCTTTCCGCTTGATGTGCAAGAAATTCGGAGCGGACATGGTATATACTGAATTTGTATCGAGTGACGCACTGATACGTGCGGTCAGCAAGACGGCACAGAAGCTAAGTATCAGTGATGAGGAACGCCCTGTCGCTATTCAGATATACGGAAAGGATACGGAGACAATGGTGGAAGCCGCCAAAATCGTAGAAGAAGCGCAGCCTGATATACTGGATATAAACTTCGGGTGTCCGGTGAAGAGAGTAGCCGGGAAAGGGGCAGGAGCAGGAATGTTACAGAATGTCCCTAAAATGCTGGAGATTACTCGTGCCGTAGTGGATGCGGTAAAAATTCCCGTAACGGTTAAAACCCGTTTGGGATGGGATGCAAACAGTAAAATCATCGTAGAACTGGCGGAACAGTTGCAAGATTGTGGCATTGCTGCACTGACGATACATGGCCGTACCCGTGCACAAATGTACACCGGAGAAGCGGACTGGACGCTGATAGGAGAAGTGAAGAACAATCCGCGGATGCATATCCCGATTATCGGGAACGGAGATGTAACCACACCCCAACGCTGTAAGGAGTGTTTCGACCGTTACGGGGTGGATGCTGTCATGATAGGTCGCGCCAGTTTCGGACGTCCGTGGATATTCAAAGAGATGAAGCATTATCTGGAGACAGGCGAAGAGTTGCCACCACTTAGTTTTGAATGGTGCATGGAAGTGCTTCGTCAGGAAGTGATTGACAGTGTGAATCTGCTCGATGAACGTAGAGGTATCCTACATGTACGACGCCATTTGGCTGCAAGCCCATTATTCAAGGGGATTCCCAATTTCCGCAATACACGTATTGCGATGCTAAGGGCTGAAACCAAAGAAGAGCTGTTTCAAATATTTAATGAAATACTCATCAACAGAGAAAATAATCCAGAAGACTAA
- the dprA gene encoding DNA-processing protein DprA, whose product MNSSEEEQIYSIALTMVPGIGHIGAKHLISGIGNAVDVFRLRKELPERIPEISRRVVEALDCPQAIARAGQEYEFIRKNRISCLTFHDEAYPSRLRECEDAPVVLFFKGNTDLNSLHVINMVGTRNATDYGTQICASFLRDLKTLCPDVLVVSGLAYGIDIHAHREALANELPTVGVLAHGLDRIYPYVHRKTAVDMLERGGLLTEFMSGTNPDRHNFISRNRIVAGMCDATIVIESAEKGGSLITAELAESYHRDCFAFPGRVNDEYSKGCNLLIRENRASLLLSAEDFVKAMGWDMLVTPPEKANIQRSLFLELSDEEQKIVTILEKRGNQQINSLVVEADIPVHKINAILFELEMKGVVRVLAGGMYQLLA is encoded by the coding sequence ATGAATAGCTCCGAAGAAGAACAGATTTATAGCATCGCTTTGACAATGGTGCCCGGTATCGGGCACATTGGAGCGAAACATCTTATAAGCGGAATAGGCAATGCCGTTGATGTATTCCGCCTGCGCAAAGAACTGCCGGAACGTATTCCTGAAATAAGCCGGCGGGTAGTGGAAGCGTTGGATTGTCCGCAAGCTATTGCCCGTGCCGGACAGGAATATGAATTTATCCGGAAGAACCGGATTTCATGTCTTACTTTTCATGATGAGGCTTATCCTTCCCGTTTGCGGGAGTGTGAGGATGCCCCTGTCGTTCTTTTCTTTAAAGGAAATACCGATTTAAACTCCCTTCATGTAATAAATATGGTAGGAACCCGCAATGCCACGGATTATGGAACCCAAATCTGTGCCTCCTTCTTGCGGGATTTGAAAACGCTTTGCCCTGATGTGTTGGTAGTCAGCGGGCTTGCTTATGGGATTGATATCCATGCGCACCGTGAGGCGTTGGCTAATGAACTACCTACGGTAGGGGTCCTTGCACATGGTTTGGACCGTATCTATCCTTATGTGCATCGGAAAACGGCTGTTGATATGCTTGAAAGAGGCGGGTTGCTTACCGAGTTCATGTCCGGCACCAATCCCGACCGGCATAACTTTATCAGCCGCAACCGTATTGTCGCCGGTATGTGTGATGCTACCATTGTCATTGAATCAGCAGAGAAAGGTGGTTCACTGATTACTGCCGAACTTGCCGAAAGCTATCATCGCGATTGTTTTGCTTTCCCCGGTCGTGTGAATGATGAATATTCCAAAGGATGTAACCTGTTAATCAGAGAAAACAGAGCTTCTTTGTTATTGTCAGCCGAAGATTTTGTGAAAGCAATGGGCTGGGATATGTTGGTAACCCCTCCGGAAAAAGCAAATATACAGCGTAGTCTTTTCCTCGAACTGTCTGATGAGGAACAGAAAATAGTTACTATTCTGGAGAAACGGGGGAATCAACAAATTAATTCTCTGGTGGTGGAAGCGGATATTCCTGTGCATAAGATAAATGCTATTCTTTTCGAACTGGAGATGAAAGGAGTAGTTCGTGTATTGGCAGGGGGAATGTATCAATTATTGGCTTAG
- a CDS encoding acyl-CoA thioesterase translates to MNYIYELEMKVRDYECDLQGIVNNANYQHYLEHTRHEFLTSVGVSFAVLHEQGVDPVVARINMAFKTPLKSGDEFVSKLYMRKEGIKYVFYQDIFRKSDNKVVVKSTVETVCVVNGRLSDSELFDNVFAPYLNE, encoded by the coding sequence ATGAACTATATCTATGAATTGGAAATGAAGGTACGCGATTATGAGTGTGACCTTCAGGGCATCGTGAACAATGCCAATTATCAGCATTATCTGGAACATACCCGCCATGAGTTTCTGACCTCAGTCGGCGTAAGTTTTGCTGTGCTCCATGAGCAGGGCGTAGACCCGGTAGTGGCACGTATCAATATGGCTTTCAAAACTCCGCTGAAAAGTGGGGACGAGTTCGTGTCCAAGCTATATATGAGGAAAGAAGGCATCAAGTATGTATTCTACCAGGATATCTTCCGCAAAAGTGATAATAAAGTTGTAGTGAAATCCACTGTTGAAACGGTATGTGTAGTAAATGGACGTTTGAGCGACAGCGAATTGTTTGATAACGTCTTTGCTCCTTACCTGAATGAATAG
- a CDS encoding NAD-dependent epimerase/dehydratase family protein, with protein sequence MESILITGASGFIGSFIVEEALKRKFGVWAGIRSTSSKQYLKNRKIHFLELDFAHPNELRAQLSGHKGTYNKFDYIIHCAGVTKCSDKKTFDYVNYLQTKYFIDTLRALNMVPKQFIYISTLSIFGPVREKDYTPIEADDVPAPNTAYGFSKLKAELYIQSIPGFPYVIYRPTGVYGPRESDYFLMAKSIQKHVDFSVGFRRQDLTFVYVKDIVQAIFLGIEKKVTRKAYFLTDGKVYKSSTFSNLIQKELGNPFVLHMKCPLIVLKVISLLAEFIATRSGKSSTLNSDKYKIMKQRNWQCDIIPTINELGYAPEYDLEKGVRETIAWYKNEGWL encoded by the coding sequence ATGGAGAGTATTTTAATTACGGGCGCAAGCGGTTTTATCGGGAGCTTCATCGTGGAGGAAGCACTGAAACGAAAGTTTGGTGTATGGGCGGGAATTCGTTCTACAAGTAGTAAGCAATATCTGAAAAACCGGAAGATTCATTTTCTGGAACTGGACTTTGCGCACCCTAATGAACTTCGTGCCCAACTCTCCGGACACAAAGGTACATATAACAAATTTGATTATATCATTCATTGTGCCGGTGTTACCAAATGTTCTGACAAGAAGACTTTTGATTATGTCAACTATCTCCAGACCAAATATTTTATTGATACGCTGAGGGCGTTGAATATGGTTCCTAAGCAGTTTATATACATCAGCACGTTGAGCATATTCGGCCCTGTGCGTGAGAAGGATTATACTCCGATTGAAGCCGATGATGTTCCGGCACCTAATACAGCTTATGGTTTCAGTAAGCTAAAAGCGGAGCTATATATTCAGAGCATTCCCGGTTTTCCTTATGTCATCTATCGTCCTACGGGAGTTTACGGGCCTCGTGAATCAGATTATTTCCTGATGGCGAAATCTATTCAGAAACATGTTGATTTCTCTGTAGGTTTTAGGCGTCAGGACTTGACTTTCGTCTATGTGAAAGATATTGTGCAGGCTATTTTCTTAGGCATAGAGAAAAAAGTAACACGAAAGGCGTATTTCCTGACAGATGGAAAGGTCTATAAAAGTAGTACTTTTTCGAACTTGATACAAAAAGAATTGGGGAATCCATTTGTTCTTCATATGAAATGTCCGTTAATTGTGCTAAAAGTTATATCTTTGCTCGCTGAATTCATAGCTACGCGTTCCGGAAAGAGCAGTACCCTGAATTCGGATAAATATAAGATAATGAAACAACGCAACTGGCAATGCGATATCATCCCGACAATTAATGAATTGGGGTATGCACCCGAATATGATTTGGAAAAGGGAGTTCGTGAAACTATTGCTTGGTATAAAAACGAAGGATGGCTTTAG
- a CDS encoding phosphatase PAP2 family protein has translation MALDLFKRVETRKGLFAVEKITLIYNLLTSILILFLFQRMDHPWHMLLDRAMIAAMTFLLMYLYRLAPCKFSAFVRIVIQMSLLSYWYPDTFEFNRFFPNLDHVFATAEQFIFNGQPAIWFCHTFPHLLVSEAFNMGYFFYYPMMLIVALFYFIYKFEWFEKMSFVLVTSFFIYYLIYIFVPVAGPQFYFPAIGIDNVSKGIFPAIGDYFNHHQELLPGPGYQHGFFYSLVEGSQQVGERPTAAFPSSHVGISTILMIMAWRGSKRLFACLIPFYMLLCGATVYIQAHYVIDAIVGFFSAFLLYVVATWMFKKWFAQPMFK, from the coding sequence ATGGCTTTAGACTTATTTAAGCGCGTAGAAACCCGGAAGGGGTTGTTTGCTGTGGAAAAGATTACATTGATTTATAATCTGTTGACTTCCATATTGATTCTATTCCTGTTTCAGCGGATGGATCATCCATGGCATATGTTGCTGGATAGGGCTATGATTGCCGCAATGACTTTTCTGCTGATGTACCTTTATCGCCTTGCCCCTTGTAAGTTCTCGGCGTTTGTGCGTATTGTTATTCAGATGAGCCTGCTTTCTTACTGGTATCCGGATACTTTCGAATTTAATCGTTTCTTTCCAAACCTGGATCATGTCTTTGCTACTGCCGAGCAGTTTATCTTTAACGGGCAGCCTGCTATTTGGTTCTGCCATACATTCCCGCATCTTCTAGTCAGTGAAGCATTTAATATGGGATATTTCTTCTATTATCCGATGATGCTGATTGTGGCATTGTTCTATTTCATTTATAAGTTCGAGTGGTTTGAAAAGATGTCTTTTGTGCTTGTCACTTCTTTTTTTATATATTATCTGATTTATATCTTTGTACCTGTTGCCGGACCTCAGTTCTATTTCCCTGCTATCGGGATTGATAATGTGTCTAAAGGGATTTTTCCTGCTATCGGTGATTATTTCAATCATCATCAGGAATTGCTTCCCGGTCCGGGATATCAGCACGGGTTCTTTTATAGCTTAGTGGAAGGTTCGCAGCAAGTGGGCGAACGTCCTACAGCGGCATTCCCAAGTTCGCATGTTGGCATTTCTACTATCCTGATGATTATGGCGTGGCGTGGCAGTAAGAGACTGTTCGCTTGCCTTATACCTTTCTATATGTTGCTCTGTGGCGCTACTGTGTATATTCAGGCGCATTATGTCATTGATGCCATTGTGGGCTTCTTCTCTGCATTCTTGCTGTATGTAGTGGCAACTTGGATGTTCAAGAAGTGGTTTGCGCAACCGATGTTCAAGTAA